The following are encoded together in the Salmonella enterica subsp. enterica serovar Choleraesuis genome:
- a CDS encoding undecaprenyl-phosphate glucose phosphotransferase — protein MPINKIKIFNSRYNKLLKFLDFITINIICLIYVKIISPVEYPASLLIGLAYSVLFITQGTFLKIYTAQFRQGRFSTAFHIIVSLVVAGVLTVSLYSTSMILLNLTTQFDLELLLIGMSKVSAVIFFSLFLLRLIIARFLFPKSVNVAILGITLPGLAIEQALRKEYSRSQAHIKFYEDRLNIRDSHFFSIKRAGNSRDLLALAKSGEVDEIYISLPMVAQQRIRHFLDEFSDSTVDVFIVPDLLSYSSHISQLRMFGNIQTISIFTSPFEDDGAIIKRIEDIILGTLFTLVSLPLMLITAIGIKLTSPGPIIFKQSRYGLNGKEIKIWKFRTMNVMENSSIVTQATRNDPRVTRFGAFLRRTSLDELPQFFNVLQGTMSIVGPRPHAVAHNEEYRKLVENYMIRHKVKPGITGLAQINGYRGETDTLEKMEKRVLYDLEYIQSWSLFLDIKIVFLTFFRGFVGKNAF, from the coding sequence ATGCCTATCAATAAAATTAAAATATTCAACTCTCGCTACAATAAACTTTTAAAATTCCTTGATTTCATTACTATTAATATTATTTGCCTGATATATGTCAAAATCATCTCTCCGGTTGAGTACCCTGCGTCCTTATTAATCGGGTTAGCTTACTCCGTGCTGTTTATCACCCAAGGGACCTTTTTAAAAATTTATACAGCCCAGTTCAGGCAAGGCCGCTTCAGTACTGCCTTTCATATCATAGTGAGCCTGGTTGTCGCTGGTGTACTCACCGTATCCTTGTATTCAACGTCGATGATTTTGCTTAATTTAACAACGCAATTTGACCTCGAATTGCTGCTCATAGGGATGAGTAAAGTCTCGGCAGTGATATTTTTTAGCTTGTTTCTGCTCCGTCTTATCATTGCCCGTTTTCTGTTTCCAAAATCTGTCAACGTGGCAATCCTCGGCATAACGTTACCGGGCCTGGCTATTGAACAGGCTTTACGTAAGGAATACAGCCGTAGCCAGGCGCATATCAAATTTTACGAAGACCGCCTGAATATTCGGGACAGCCATTTTTTCAGCATCAAACGTGCGGGAAACTCTCGTGACCTACTCGCACTGGCAAAATCGGGGGAGGTAGATGAAATTTATATCTCCCTGCCAATGGTCGCCCAGCAACGAATTCGTCATTTTTTAGATGAGTTTTCAGACTCCACCGTCGATGTTTTTATCGTCCCTGATTTACTCTCGTACAGCTCCCATATCTCCCAGTTGCGCATGTTTGGCAATATCCAGACCATCAGCATTTTCACTTCACCGTTTGAGGATGATGGCGCAATAATTAAACGCATCGAGGATATTATCCTCGGTACCCTGTTTACTCTGGTAAGTCTGCCATTGATGCTTATCACCGCCATCGGCATCAAACTGACCTCTCCCGGCCCTATTATCTTCAAGCAAAGCCGCTACGGCCTGAATGGTAAAGAGATCAAAATCTGGAAGTTCAGAACGATGAACGTGATGGAAAATAGCAGCATCGTAACTCAGGCTACACGAAACGATCCTCGCGTTACTCGTTTTGGCGCTTTTTTACGTCGCACCTCGCTGGATGAGCTACCTCAATTCTTCAATGTCTTGCAGGGTACAATGTCCATTGTTGGCCCTCGCCCGCATGCAGTCGCGCATAACGAGGAGTACCGTAAGCTCGTCGAAAATTACATGATTCGCCATAAAGTCAAACCGGGGATTACCGGCCTGGCCCAAATAAATGGCTATCGAGGAGAAACGGACACCCTGGAAAAAATGGAAAAACGCGTACTGTACGATCTGGAGTACATCCAATCCTGGTCACTGTTTCTTGATATAAAAATTGTATTTCTGACGTTCTTCCGGGGCTTTGTGGGGAAAAATGCGTTCTAG
- a CDS encoding capsular polysaccharide biosynthesis protein — protein sequence MRSRLTFLVGLLSFPAAHADLQPKQHSGMAGIDFESQIGYDVGYNDNVTWQHDNANKIGSGYQRLTPIFKAIGERYEDRYMLMYSGNYRQYTNDSVDNRSDHFFMFNGNWRFGQMHGLSLDVDETLGHEDRGKDTSEGFLPSQFREFGINEPIATRFFNSELRYSYGAPEGRGKVEVALQHKQLRFPDLDNIHNTDIDFYNYMLNQEWHENSLVAELFDQKAKTLRYRYSFITNQRRYEVNPLKDSNEYYLLVGIKNRLTGKTEINANAAWLYKDFINNPQSQAFSGLNWDIEASWNPLKQIKLNLHSSQRIKDPTDAGGYIMVTTNGLAYEHHWWMDRFSTIVDYSYITENYKNQSNNRQDKKNLLSLTFNYDYRPSINFKLKFQWDTMHSNKKTDAFFIGPNNDREVDRTLGYDDSAIIFMTQVQI from the coding sequence ATGCGTTCTAGGCTCACCTTTTTGGTCGGCCTGCTCTCTTTTCCGGCCGCACACGCAGACCTGCAACCTAAACAGCATTCGGGTATGGCTGGCATCGATTTCGAAAGCCAGATAGGTTATGACGTTGGTTACAACGACAACGTCACGTGGCAACATGACAATGCAAATAAAATCGGCTCTGGCTACCAGCGTTTGACGCCTATTTTTAAAGCCATTGGCGAACGCTACGAAGACCGCTACATGCTGATGTACTCTGGCAACTATCGCCAGTACACCAACGACTCCGTAGACAACCGCAGCGACCATTTCTTTATGTTTAACGGCAACTGGCGTTTCGGTCAGATGCACGGGCTATCGCTGGATGTGGACGAAACCCTGGGTCATGAAGATCGCGGTAAAGACACTTCCGAAGGTTTTCTGCCCTCTCAGTTTCGCGAATTTGGCATCAATGAGCCAATCGCTACACGCTTTTTTAACAGCGAATTACGCTACAGCTACGGCGCACCCGAGGGGCGAGGCAAAGTTGAAGTAGCGTTACAGCATAAGCAGTTACGCTTTCCCGATCTCGACAATATTCACAACACCGATATCGACTTCTATAACTATATGCTTAACCAGGAATGGCATGAAAACAGCCTGGTAGCTGAACTCTTTGACCAGAAAGCAAAAACACTGCGCTACCGCTACAGTTTTATTACCAATCAGCGTCGGTATGAAGTTAACCCGCTAAAGGACAGCAACGAATATTACCTGCTAGTGGGTATAAAAAACCGGTTAACGGGCAAAACCGAAATCAACGCGAATGCTGCCTGGCTGTATAAGGATTTTATTAATAATCCCCAGTCTCAGGCCTTTAGCGGCCTGAACTGGGATATTGAAGCCAGCTGGAACCCTCTCAAACAGATAAAGCTTAATCTGCACAGCTCGCAGAGAATTAAAGATCCGACCGATGCCGGCGGCTATATTATGGTAACTACCAATGGCCTGGCTTACGAGCATCACTGGTGGATGGACAGGTTCTCCACTATTGTGGATTACTCTTATATTACAGAGAATTATAAAAATCAGTCGAACAACCGTCAGGACAAAAAAAACCTATTGTCATTGACCTTTAACTACGATTACCGGCCCTCCATCAACTTCAAATTGAAGTTCCAGTGGGACACCATGCACTCTAATAAAAAAACAGACGCTTTTTTTATTGGCCCAAATAACGATCGAGAAGTGGATCGCACCCTGGGCTATGACGATTCGGCCATCATTTTTATGACACAGGTACAGATATGA
- a CDS encoding capsular polysaccharide biosynthesis protein, producing the protein MILKSKSLALIPLLAALLAGCSAPPQTVRAQPDAVYLLDAGDEVNITVSGEQDISMRFKIDSSGSITYPYIGQLNLRDKTPEQVSQEIANKLRGNYLQAPMVTVSIAEFRKIYLLGEVKKPDGYAWEPGLTAEKAIALAGGFTDRADRHDISIRLAHTGKLLENVTPDSAIQAGDTVIVGMSFF; encoded by the coding sequence ATGATCCTGAAAAGCAAATCCCTGGCATTGATTCCCCTGCTGGCTGCGCTGCTGGCGGGGTGCTCTGCGCCTCCACAAACTGTCAGGGCGCAGCCTGATGCAGTTTACCTGCTTGACGCCGGCGACGAAGTCAATATTACCGTCTCTGGTGAACAGGACATTTCAATGCGTTTCAAAATTGATAGCAGCGGCAGCATTACCTATCCCTATATCGGGCAGCTGAACCTGCGCGACAAAACACCAGAACAGGTCAGTCAAGAGATTGCCAATAAGCTCCGCGGCAACTATTTACAAGCGCCAATGGTGACCGTCAGCATTGCGGAATTTCGCAAAATCTATTTGCTGGGAGAAGTGAAAAAACCGGATGGTTATGCGTGGGAACCTGGGCTGACCGCTGAAAAAGCGATTGCGCTGGCAGGTGGTTTTACCGATCGAGCAGATCGTCACGACATTAGCATTCGCCTGGCCCACACAGGCAAACTGCTTGAAAATGTCACCCCCGACTCCGCCATTCAGGCTGGAGATACCGTCATCGTTGGCATGAGCTTCTTCTAA
- a CDS encoding capsular polysaccharide biosynthesis protein has protein sequence MAISLVENGKKSEGFIDFAPYINKIRHKLIWCLVVLVVAAVVAFIITRFMPSRYTATSTVLFNAQSADIAPLPRLENYDSTRNDYYETKYALMNSRVVLETAVKKMKLENDPEFYGSDAKNGATRNERAIRYLQRNIAISGVRQTQLVSVTMEAASPQKAADVANGVAQAFIDYSLQQKQKALLQAQQLNDKMMSELKDKMVGQKAEIDEYLKKEGLLTFRGVDGYETEQLGIVTNRLADATQRRLQAQTTWDKIRRQQGKPPEMVISLPEISGHPQIQDLRIALIQARRSLADTAKHYGPQHPKYLQAQAQLAAVNSQIGQVLGELENGLRQQFQIAQDDEQRYQKMLDEQKDNFQQLAAKRDHYNTMMTALNKTEELYKSLYQRASEQKLSEGFSIADEQIYDPATPPQYASKPKRGLLIVMISLMALALYVMYLIVSTALDKTINSLSELKTKAGLNGSGEFPQLPHESKPEHIFADVLYADMIHSLRMALENNRREPLSVMVTSMHQHDGATLLAELLARSASKTYKTLLIDLDYLSLTPLLPAKQGFAQCLYGECTPEQATVSLAENLYLLPRGELRDSSLLLLTSQSLPELLSGLKQRWHTVIVNTPSLDSAQDCLLLQSHIDVTLLVAKAGVESTAINNAYKQLHAKAEYPVAVMLNQVKEENLESLEGRRLPERNVNELIIPKSPS, from the coding sequence ATGGCTATTTCATTGGTTGAAAACGGTAAAAAAAGTGAGGGGTTCATCGACTTTGCACCCTATATCAACAAAATCCGACATAAGCTTATCTGGTGCCTGGTCGTGCTGGTGGTAGCTGCCGTAGTGGCGTTTATTATCACCCGCTTTATGCCTTCACGTTATACCGCCACAAGTACAGTGCTATTCAACGCGCAGTCCGCAGACATCGCCCCGTTACCACGGCTGGAGAATTACGACTCTACCCGCAATGATTACTATGAAACAAAATATGCGTTGATGAACTCGCGGGTAGTGCTGGAAACCGCCGTAAAAAAAATGAAACTCGAAAATGATCCAGAGTTTTATGGCAGCGACGCCAAGAACGGGGCCACCCGCAACGAAAGGGCTATCCGCTATCTACAGCGCAACATTGCCATATCCGGCGTACGTCAGACGCAGCTAGTGTCGGTAACCATGGAGGCCGCATCACCGCAAAAAGCGGCTGATGTGGCCAATGGTGTAGCGCAGGCATTCATTGATTACAGCCTGCAACAGAAACAGAAAGCCCTTCTTCAGGCGCAACAGCTGAATGACAAAATGATGTCCGAGCTGAAAGACAAAATGGTCGGGCAGAAAGCGGAAATAGATGAATATTTGAAAAAAGAAGGCCTGCTGACCTTCCGAGGCGTAGATGGTTATGAAACCGAGCAATTGGGAATTGTCACTAACCGCCTGGCCGATGCCACCCAGCGCCGTCTGCAAGCGCAAACTACCTGGGACAAAATCCGCCGCCAACAGGGTAAACCGCCGGAAATGGTGATTTCTCTGCCGGAGATTTCCGGCCATCCGCAAATTCAGGATTTACGAATTGCCCTGATTCAGGCGCGACGCAGTCTGGCCGATACCGCAAAACATTATGGGCCGCAGCATCCTAAATACCTTCAGGCACAGGCGCAGCTTGCCGCGGTAAATAGCCAGATTGGCCAGGTACTGGGCGAGCTGGAAAATGGCCTGCGCCAGCAATTCCAGATTGCTCAGGATGACGAGCAGCGTTACCAGAAAATGCTCGATGAACAAAAAGACAATTTTCAGCAGCTCGCGGCGAAACGCGATCATTACAACACTATGATGACCGCGCTTAACAAAACGGAAGAACTGTATAAATCACTGTACCAGCGTGCCAGCGAACAAAAGCTTTCTGAGGGCTTTTCTATCGCCGATGAACAGATTTACGATCCTGCCACGCCGCCGCAGTATGCTTCCAAGCCGAAACGCGGCCTGCTGATCGTAATGATCTCTCTGATGGCATTAGCGCTGTACGTAATGTACCTCATTGTATCCACCGCGCTGGATAAAACTATCAATAGCCTGAGCGAGCTGAAAACCAAAGCCGGGCTGAACGGTAGTGGCGAATTCCCCCAATTACCACATGAAAGTAAACCAGAGCACATTTTCGCGGATGTGCTCTATGCCGACATGATCCACAGCCTGCGCATGGCGCTGGAAAATAATCGCCGGGAGCCATTAAGCGTAATGGTAACGTCGATGCACCAGCATGATGGTGCAACGCTGCTGGCAGAATTGCTGGCCCGCTCAGCAAGCAAAACATACAAAACGCTGCTTATCGACCTCGATTATCTCAGCCTGACACCGCTCCTGCCGGCAAAACAAGGTTTTGCTCAGTGTCTTTACGGTGAATGTACGCCCGAACAGGCAACGGTTTCACTTGCGGAGAATCTTTACCTTTTACCGCGCGGCGAGCTCCGAGACTCCTCTTTACTCCTGCTGACCTCACAGAGCCTGCCAGAACTGCTTTCAGGCCTGAAACAGCGCTGGCATACCGTTATCGTCAATACACCGTCGCTGGATTCGGCCCAGGATTGTTTATTACTGCAAAGTCATATCGACGTTACGTTGCTGGTGGCGAAAGCGGGCGTAGAGTCCACGGCCATCAACAACGCCTATAAACAGCTCCATGCCAAAGCAGAGTATCCAGTTGCCGTAATGCTAAATCAGGTCAAAGAGGAAAATCTCGAAAGCCTGGAAGGCCGACGACTGCCAGAACGCAACGTGAACGAGCTCATTATTCCGAAGTCTCCATCATGA
- a CDS encoding capsular polysaccharide biosynthesis protein, which produces MNLIRSISSIASSSVLSQVIGAFSVWLISHRYGMAEVGHYALIYSNVLIGAQVCTFASQLLIPRQEDHELGQNVVFCLLQSLIFALPWAVVSGVLFHLNILFIYLMTFGYALVLIAENLSLRGGNYQFLTCQRIAVSLVVAIALLVMPSPQLFYSAWTAGILILLSACLMRLFSFRTLSAHHFSPSENWRFAREHWQHLSRVGSAEVLAMASNNLPTMLINVLFSPLVAGYFSVVSRFCLSPVMIIGNAVRNSIFSKWSMDFRNHTFNYVEYKKVRLLLLAAALVCILGIWIFYPLIMRLGFSQEWLNSIPTSRYMLPYLFVALAISPLTVIELIFGSKRYFLRIQIEQLLIIATAFIVLPKLGQSYDVSVLTFSLLISLRYLFILLFMNKRASSLAHQVEQ; this is translated from the coding sequence ATGAATTTAATTAGAAGCATTTCCAGCATAGCCAGTTCATCGGTGCTGTCGCAGGTGATAGGCGCATTCTCGGTCTGGCTGATTTCGCATCGCTACGGTATGGCGGAAGTCGGACACTACGCGCTTATCTACAGCAACGTGCTCATTGGGGCCCAGGTCTGCACTTTCGCCTCTCAGTTGCTGATCCCGCGACAGGAAGATCATGAGCTTGGCCAAAATGTGGTGTTTTGCCTGTTGCAAAGTTTGATCTTTGCGCTGCCCTGGGCGGTAGTCAGCGGCGTACTGTTTCATCTGAATATCTTGTTTATCTACCTGATGACCTTCGGCTATGCACTGGTGCTGATTGCCGAAAACCTGTCGCTGCGCGGCGGTAACTATCAGTTTTTGACCTGTCAGCGCATCGCCGTGTCACTCGTCGTGGCGATTGCATTACTGGTCATGCCTTCACCGCAACTATTTTACTCCGCCTGGACTGCAGGCATTCTCATCCTGCTTAGTGCCTGCCTGATGCGGCTATTTTCTTTTCGTACGCTGAGCGCCCACCATTTTTCTCCTTCGGAGAACTGGCGTTTTGCGCGTGAGCACTGGCAGCACCTGAGTCGCGTCGGGAGCGCTGAAGTGCTGGCCATGGCGAGCAACAACTTACCGACTATGCTCATCAACGTGCTGTTCTCGCCGTTGGTGGCAGGGTATTTTTCAGTAGTCAGCCGATTCTGTCTGTCGCCGGTGATGATCATCGGCAATGCCGTGCGCAATTCGATTTTTTCCAAATGGTCGATGGACTTCCGTAATCACACCTTTAACTACGTGGAGTATAAAAAGGTTCGTCTTCTGCTACTGGCGGCAGCATTAGTGTGCATTCTAGGGATCTGGATTTTCTATCCTCTGATCATGCGTCTCGGTTTCAGCCAGGAGTGGCTGAACTCGATCCCGACGTCGCGCTATATGCTGCCATATTTGTTTGTCGCACTTGCTATCAGCCCACTTACCGTGATTGAACTGATCTTCGGCTCAAAGCGTTATTTTCTGCGCATTCAGATTGAACAACTACTTATCATCGCCACCGCGTTTATCGTGCTGCCAAAGCTTGGACAGAGCTATGACGTTTCGGTGCTGACCTTCTCTCTGCTCATCAGCCTGCGCTATCTTTTCATCCTGCTGTTTATGAACAAGCGAGCCAGCAGTCTCGCCCACCAGGTGGAACAATAA
- a CDS encoding capsular polysaccharide biosynthesis protein — translation MQLNTGRYLEVFALVTLVICGTVQYFTGIVAVLWLPFFMVLLMVVLLIMYKRQQPLLLTAGEKGLLTLYLTFIVLSLASTFLQGGAIVTVVGFKNELALSLLMLCMLLGMFRESQLHRLTQMFYWLFYVQFPVAAYQVLVMVPRRVAFRGEDEKWDSVVGTFGGDPMGGGNTAAMGMFCLLIMLLKVSEFKHGICSFKSMALHIVLAFVLCVVGEVKFVILLSPFLLALLWIMPGYVSGVSKVSLRSLLIIAVGMVVLIFAAITILASNYSSAFGGDPTKSAFSVFVDSLGYIFDTNYIMENGELGRLTTIFFWLKHNSLSGIGSVLFGYGLNATNSGSSVSPGYISTWFHLILDSTSLSMLLWEVGIIGVLLLTAIAVMVLIGLRPRETFARGDLNREDLQLLSSAPAFYVFIVGCLLSLPYSQIMMIIPMLQFLLWLAIGALIVIHRSVRLNSGTQHD, via the coding sequence ATGCAGCTAAATACCGGCCGCTATCTGGAGGTGTTCGCCCTGGTGACGCTGGTCATCTGCGGTACCGTTCAATATTTTACGGGCATTGTGGCGGTGCTATGGCTGCCCTTTTTCATGGTTCTGCTGATGGTAGTGCTGCTTATCATGTATAAACGCCAGCAGCCGCTATTGCTTACGGCGGGTGAGAAAGGGCTCCTTACACTGTATCTAACGTTTATTGTTCTTTCCCTTGCCTCTACCTTTTTACAGGGCGGCGCTATCGTCACGGTGGTGGGGTTTAAGAACGAGCTGGCGCTGTCGCTTCTGATGCTGTGCATGCTGCTGGGTATGTTTCGCGAGTCGCAGCTACACCGTCTGACTCAGATGTTCTACTGGCTGTTTTACGTTCAGTTTCCGGTGGCGGCCTATCAGGTGCTGGTGATGGTTCCCCGGCGCGTGGCATTTCGCGGTGAAGATGAAAAGTGGGATTCCGTGGTCGGTACTTTCGGCGGCGATCCGATGGGCGGCGGCAACACGGCGGCCATGGGAATGTTCTGCCTGCTGATAATGCTGCTCAAAGTGTCTGAATTTAAGCATGGCATCTGTTCGTTCAAATCTATGGCGCTACATATCGTGCTGGCATTTGTACTGTGCGTAGTCGGCGAGGTGAAATTCGTGATCCTGCTTTCACCGTTCCTGCTGGCACTGTTGTGGATTATGCCGGGCTACGTTAGCGGCGTCAGCAAAGTTAGTCTGCGCTCATTGCTGATCATTGCCGTGGGAATGGTCGTGCTGATTTTTGCCGCTATCACTATTCTGGCGTCCAACTACTCTTCTGCGTTTGGCGGCGACCCGACGAAAAGCGCCTTCTCGGTGTTTGTCGATTCTCTTGGTTATATTTTTGATACTAACTACATTATGGAAAACGGAGAACTAGGCCGTTTAACCACCATTTTCTTCTGGCTAAAGCATAATTCTCTATCTGGCATAGGCAGCGTACTGTTTGGTTATGGCCTGAATGCGACTAACAGCGGCAGTTCAGTATCGCCAGGCTATATCAGCACCTGGTTTCACCTGATTCTCGACTCTACTTCACTCAGTATGCTGCTGTGGGAAGTGGGTATTATCGGCGTTTTGCTGCTAACTGCGATTGCCGTCATGGTGCTCATAGGACTACGTCCGCGAGAAACTTTTGCCCGCGGCGATTTGAACCGCGAAGATTTACAGCTGCTCAGCTCTGCGCCGGCATTTTACGTTTTTATCGTCGGTTGTCTGCTCAGTCTGCCCTACAGTCAGATAATGATGATTATCCCGATGCTACAATTTTTACTCTGGCTTGCCATTGGCGCACTTATCGTCATTCACCGCTCGGTGCGACTTAACTCCGGAACTCAACATGACTAG
- a CDS encoding glycosyl transferase yields MTSLPSITVSIKTLNEAEGIEKTIDSVRQQVSRYPHQIIIADSLSTDGTRELALAKDAMVVCLDNTQDRCCGVGHQLGWLYSEGDYLLLLDGDMELSPGFLDAAVAFLEEHPEYAGVAGSVEMDDAANYEFRSRKQRLHLIYPLGDTDHLGGGGLYRRSAIEKIGYLTNRNLHGYEEAELGIRLLAAGYKLHRLSAPYFRHASYTMPTFKMLAYRWKNGFLWAPGELLRNAWGKQHFAAAFKIVRNELIFTIYLLLLLLALVTLNPVIIGIILMPLLLFIAAKAYKNKSLRDGIQSVINLSLFSAGLLRGVINTPKDPMSRPAVTVSNPKHVDSENENTLRQ; encoded by the coding sequence ATGACTAGTCTTCCATCCATCACAGTGAGTATTAAAACCCTGAACGAGGCCGAAGGGATTGAGAAAACCATCGACAGCGTTCGTCAGCAGGTGTCGCGTTATCCTCATCAGATTATTATTGCCGACAGCCTTTCCACTGACGGTACCCGGGAGCTGGCACTGGCGAAAGATGCGATGGTGGTCTGCCTCGATAACACTCAAGATCGTTGCTGTGGCGTCGGCCACCAGCTCGGCTGGCTCTACAGTGAAGGGGACTACTTGCTGCTTCTCGACGGGGATATGGAACTGTCGCCGGGTTTTCTGGACGCTGCCGTAGCCTTCCTTGAAGAACATCCGGAATATGCCGGCGTCGCGGGTAGCGTTGAAATGGACGACGCCGCTAATTACGAATTCAGATCCCGTAAGCAACGTCTGCATCTGATCTATCCATTGGGCGACACTGACCATCTTGGCGGCGGCGGATTATATCGCCGCAGTGCGATTGAGAAAATCGGCTATCTGACCAATCGGAATCTCCACGGCTACGAAGAAGCCGAGCTGGGTATACGCCTGCTGGCTGCTGGGTATAAATTACACCGGCTTTCGGCCCCCTATTTTCGTCATGCATCCTACACAATGCCGACGTTCAAAATGTTGGCCTATCGCTGGAAAAACGGTTTTTTATGGGCGCCGGGTGAATTACTGCGCAACGCATGGGGCAAACAGCATTTTGCTGCAGCGTTTAAGATTGTTCGCAATGAGCTGATTTTCACGATTTATTTACTGCTGTTATTACTTGCCTTGGTGACTCTGAATCCCGTCATTATCGGCATCATACTCATGCCATTGCTGCTGTTTATTGCCGCTAAGGCATATAAAAATAAATCTCTACGTGATGGGATACAAAGTGTAATCAACTTATCCTTGTTTTCTGCCGGCTTGCTGCGCGGTGTAATCAATACGCCGAAAGATCCCATGTCCCGACCTGCCGTAACCGTCTCTAATCCTAAACACGTCGATAGCGAAAATGAAAATACTCTACGTCAATAA
- a CDS encoding glycosyl transferase codes for MKILYVNKFFFIKGGAETVLFQEREASARAGYQIIDFSMQHPENAPSAWSDYFVHNVDYHGSHSLWDKLRAGKDFIYNSRACEKFNALLLHEQPDIVHFHNIYHQLTPALIGVAKRFGCKTVLTAHDYKIVCPSYTMLRDGKVCDDCLTGTVFNAYRHRCQEGERGKSLLLSLEALWQNIAQHYAMLDVIVAPSEFMRQTLLRKLPNSRIEVIVNGIDTSATAPGETVGDYFLYFGRLSREKGVATLAEAHLKMQERMPLKIAGHGPLYDDLRARYSKPEFLGYQQQGDGLNALIRNARAVIVPSEYYENCSMSVLEAMAFGRPVVGGNIGGIPEQIRDGLDGRLFTPGDADALAHTLDEFVRNPQQAREMGLSARKRLEDKYSLSQHMQTLQALYLQLNGQTS; via the coding sequence ATGAAAATACTCTACGTCAATAAATTCTTCTTCATTAAGGGAGGAGCGGAAACCGTTTTATTCCAGGAACGTGAAGCGTCAGCGCGTGCCGGATATCAGATTATTGATTTCAGCATGCAGCATCCTGAAAACGCCCCTTCCGCATGGAGTGACTATTTCGTTCATAATGTTGATTATCACGGCAGCCATTCGCTGTGGGATAAATTACGTGCCGGTAAAGATTTTATCTACAACTCACGCGCCTGCGAAAAATTCAATGCCCTGCTACTGCACGAGCAGCCGGATATTGTTCATTTTCACAATATTTATCACCAGCTGACGCCTGCGCTTATTGGCGTCGCCAAACGCTTCGGCTGTAAAACGGTACTTACCGCTCACGATTACAAAATCGTTTGTCCTTCCTACACCATGCTGCGCGACGGCAAGGTTTGCGACGACTGCCTGACGGGAACCGTCTTCAACGCATATCGCCATCGGTGCCAGGAGGGTGAGCGAGGTAAAAGCCTGCTGCTGTCGCTTGAAGCGCTCTGGCAAAACATCGCGCAGCATTACGCCATGCTCGACGTCATCGTTGCACCCAGTGAGTTTATGCGTCAGACACTGCTGCGTAAGCTTCCTAATTCGCGCATCGAAGTTATCGTCAATGGCATCGACACCAGCGCTACCGCGCCGGGGGAAACCGTCGGGGACTATTTTCTTTACTTCGGTCGCCTGAGCCGTGAAAAGGGTGTGGCAACGCTTGCCGAAGCGCATCTGAAAATGCAGGAAAGAATGCCCCTGAAAATTGCCGGACACGGACCGCTGTATGACGATCTGCGCGCACGCTACAGTAAGCCAGAATTTCTTGGCTACCAGCAGCAAGGCGATGGGCTGAACGCGCTGATTCGCAACGCCCGTGCGGTTATTGTGCCTTCTGAATATTACGAGAACTGCTCAATGTCAGTGCTAGAGGCAATGGCTTTCGGCCGCCCGGTAGTAGGAGGCAACATCGGCGGTATTCCGGAGCAAATTCGCGATGGCCTTGATGGTCGCCTGTTTACACCCGGTGACGCCGATGCGCTGGCACACACTCTTGATGAATTCGTGCGCAATCCTCAGCAGGCGCGAGAGATGGGCCTCAGTGCCCGAAAGCGTTTAGAAGACAAATACTCCCTTTCTCAACATATGCAAACGCTTCAGGCACTCTATTTGCAGCTTAATGGTCAGACATCATGA